A part of Girardinichthys multiradiatus isolate DD_20200921_A chromosome 12, DD_fGirMul_XY1, whole genome shotgun sequence genomic DNA contains:
- the si:dkey-251i10.2 gene encoding putative defense protein 3, which yields MLLLGLLTLQVLGFVDCYPSGAPTGACKDMMPRHAGVVPQPSPAPYSILTNTKRFQPGMPVTVTIIGPPYRGVLLEARSQGHNDAYGTWKLPPPDTKFLECSGNPQGAITHANINLKDNATIYTWIPHDTVNPVYFMATVAQQRTIYWLNVRSNILTIENPGGLKLATDASAGIAEEKPLLLLVLCFLVLEILG from the exons ATGTTACTGCTTGGTTTGTTAACCCTACAAGTACTCGGTTTTGTGGACTGCTACCCCAGTGGTGCTCCCACTGGTGCCTGTAAGGATATGATGCCTCGACATGCAGGAGTTGTCCCTCAGCCATCACCAGCTCCCTACAGCATTCTAACCAACACCAAGAGGTTTCAGCCTGGAATGCCTGTTACAG TCACAATTATTGGACCACCATACAGAGGGGTGCTTCTTGAAGCCCGATCACAAGGTCACAATGATGCTTATGGTACCTGGAAACTCCCTCCTCCTGACACCAAATTCCTCGAG TGCTCAGGGAATCCACAAGGTGCTATAACTCATGCCAACATCAACCTGAAGGATAACGCCACGATCTACACCTGGATACCACACGACACTGTGAACCCCGTGTATTTTAT gGCTACAGTGGCTCAGCAGCGCACCATCTACTGGCTAAATGTGAGGTCCAATATTCTGACCATTG AGAACCCAGGTGGACTTAAGCTGGCTACAGATGCAAGTGCAGGAattgctgaagaaaaacctCTCCTTCTCCTTGTGCTATGCTTCTTAGTGTTAGAGATTCTTGGGTGA